The sequence CCAGGATCCAGAGGTTTTTCCTTGCCGTAGCTTATTGTAGAGATGCGCTCTTTCTCAATGCCAAGTGAAACAAGGAAGTCCATGGCCGCTTTTGCCCTTCTCTCTCCAAGTGCCAGGTTGTACTCGACAGTACCTCTTTCATCGCAATTTCCAGCTATCTGGATTGTTACATTAGGATTTGCCTTGAGGAAAGTCGCATTCTGATTCAATATATCCTGCGATTCCTGCTTGAGGTCGAATTTGTCGAAATCGAAATAGATGTTCTTTTCCTGAAGGGC is a genomic window of Desulfomonilia bacterium containing:
- the pal gene encoding peptidoglycan-associated lipoprotein Pal gives rise to the protein MMKKNYYRSFLVLFIALAFLAAGCAKKAEPPKPVEEVKAPVAAPAPAPEKPKEEVKIQTQAPIPSLDDEIKALQEKNIYFDFDKFDLKQESQDILNQNATFLKANPNVTIQIAGNCDERGTVEYNLALGERRAKAAMDFLVSLGIEKERISTISYGKEKPLDPGHTEEAWAKNRNDQFVIINK